The following are encoded together in the Bradyrhizobium genosp. L genome:
- the tsaD gene encoding tRNA (adenosine(37)-N6)-threonylcarbamoyltransferase complex transferase subunit TsaD, with protein sequence MLVLGIETTCDETAAAVVERQADGSGKILSNIVRSQTAEHARFGGVVPEIAARAHVDLLDGIVAGAMKEAGVGYAQLSAVAAAAGPGLIGGVIVGLTTAKAIAMVHDTPLIAVNHLEAHALTPRLTCALAFPYCLFLASGGHTQIVAVVGVGQYVRLGTTVDDAMGEAFDKVAKMLSLPYPGGPEVERAAAGGDATRFALPRPMLGRPDANFSLSGLKTAVRNEASRLEPLEPQDISDLCASFQAAVLEATSDRLSVGLKLFQDQFGTPRALVAAGGVAANHAIRSALQEVAAKAQTTLIIPPPALCTDNGAMIAWAGAERMALGLTDTMEAPPRARWLLDANAKAPAGHANSRAGY encoded by the coding sequence ATGCTGGTGCTGGGAATCGAGACCACCTGCGATGAGACCGCGGCGGCCGTGGTCGAGCGCCAGGCTGACGGCTCGGGCAAGATCCTGTCCAACATCGTGCGCTCGCAGACCGCCGAGCACGCGCGCTTCGGCGGCGTCGTGCCGGAGATCGCGGCGCGCGCCCATGTCGATTTGCTCGACGGCATCGTCGCCGGTGCGATGAAGGAGGCCGGTGTCGGCTACGCGCAACTCTCGGCGGTGGCGGCCGCGGCGGGGCCGGGCCTGATCGGCGGCGTCATCGTCGGCCTGACCACCGCGAAGGCGATCGCGATGGTGCACGACACGCCGCTGATCGCGGTGAACCATCTCGAAGCGCACGCGCTGACGCCGCGGCTGACCTGCGCACTGGCGTTTCCGTACTGCCTGTTCCTGGCTTCGGGCGGCCATACCCAGATCGTGGCGGTGGTCGGCGTCGGGCAATATGTCCGGCTCGGCACCACCGTCGATGACGCGATGGGCGAAGCGTTCGACAAGGTCGCGAAGATGCTGTCGCTGCCCTATCCCGGAGGACCCGAGGTGGAGCGCGCCGCAGCCGGCGGCGATGCGACCCGCTTCGCCTTGCCGCGCCCGATGCTCGGCCGTCCCGACGCGAATTTTTCGCTGTCCGGACTGAAGACGGCGGTGCGCAACGAAGCGAGCCGGCTCGAACCGCTGGAGCCGCAGGACATCAGCGATCTCTGCGCGAGCTTCCAGGCCGCGGTGCTGGAAGCCACCTCCGATCGCCTGAGCGTCGGCCTGAAGCTATTCCAGGACCAGTTCGGCACGCCGCGCGCGCTGGTCGCAGCCGGCGGCGTCGCCGCCAATCATGCGATCCGCAGCGCGTTGCAAGAGGTGGCGGCAAAGGCGCAGACCACGCTGATCATCCCGCCGCCGGCGCTCTGCACCGACAATGGCGCGATGATCGCCTGGGCCGGCGCCGAACGAATGGCGCTCGGCCTGACCGACACGATGGAAGCCCCGCCCCGCGCCCGCTGGCTGCTCGACGCGAATGCAAAGGCGCCGGCCGGACATGCCAACAGCCGCGCGGGATATTGA
- a CDS encoding NAD(P)H-dependent glycerol-3-phosphate dehydrogenase, whose translation MPAHHSVSVIGAGAWGTALAGVAARAGREVILYARNPDHAAQIQASRINPKLAGVALDGAIAVTSDIAAAARAQIILAVTPAQHLRAAVGHLAPHIKPGTPVIACAKGIEHGTHKFMTDVIAEAAPRSVPAILSGPSFADDVARGLPTAVTLAARDEALASDLVRALGSATFRPYHSTDVRGVEIGGAAKNVLAIAAGIVVGKSLGASALAALTTRGFSELARLGRACGARAETLAGLSGLGDLLLSCSTAQSRNFALGLALGRGEPAPAGKLAEGAFTAPVLIELAASNNVDMPVSRAVAAILGNRLTIDAAIEGLLTRPFKAEE comes from the coding sequence ATGCCCGCGCATCATTCAGTCAGCGTGATCGGGGCCGGCGCTTGGGGCACGGCGCTGGCCGGCGTCGCCGCGCGTGCCGGGCGCGAGGTCATCCTGTATGCGCGCAATCCGGATCATGCCGCGCAGATCCAGGCGTCGCGGATCAATCCAAAGCTCGCCGGCGTCGCGCTCGATGGCGCGATTGCCGTGACGTCCGACATCGCAGCGGCGGCGCGTGCGCAGATCATCCTGGCTGTGACGCCGGCGCAGCATCTGCGCGCGGCGGTCGGGCATCTTGCGCCACACATCAAACCCGGCACGCCGGTGATCGCCTGCGCCAAGGGCATCGAGCACGGCACCCACAAATTCATGACCGATGTGATCGCGGAGGCCGCACCGCGCTCCGTGCCCGCGATCCTGTCAGGGCCGAGCTTTGCCGACGATGTCGCGCGCGGGCTGCCGACCGCGGTGACCTTGGCGGCAAGGGACGAGGCGCTGGCGAGCGATCTGGTGCGAGCGCTCGGGTCGGCGACCTTCCGGCCCTATCACTCGACTGACGTGCGCGGCGTCGAGATCGGCGGCGCGGCGAAGAACGTGCTGGCGATCGCCGCCGGCATCGTGGTCGGCAAGTCTCTCGGCGCCTCCGCGCTCGCGGCGCTGACCACGCGCGGCTTCAGCGAACTGGCACGCTTGGGTCGCGCCTGCGGTGCCCGCGCCGAGACGCTGGCCGGCCTGTCCGGGCTCGGCGATCTCCTGCTCAGTTGCTCGACAGCACAATCGCGCAATTTTGCGCTCGGACTTGCGCTCGGTCGCGGCGAGCCCGCACCCGCGGGCAAGCTCGCCGAAGGTGCGTTCACCGCGCCGGTCCTGATCGAGCTCGCCGCGTCGAACAACGTCGACATGCCGGTGTCACGCGCGGTGGCGGCGATCCTCGGCAACCGGCTGACCATCGATGCCGCGATCGAAGGTCTGCTGACGCGGCCATTCAAGGCGGAAGAATAA
- a CDS encoding heme biosynthesis protein HemY has product MIRIIVFLLLIALAAAGAAWVVDQPGDLVMSWGGLRFTSKQPVFLLGIVVAVAMFAGAVLWTLWNVPGRIGRHRRERRHARGRRAITQGLLAIGHGDSTLARAHAEVARRHAGNDPLTLLLHAQSAQLDGDREAAQRAFRAMAEREDTRLLGLRGLFIEAQRADDPVTAVMVAEEALKLSPSSSWASHAVLGFCCAKGDWAGALSIIDNNQSAGLIDKATYRRQRGVLLAARAMELEKVDRDLSRESAMEAVKLAPTLIPAAVLAAKFQSEAHQVRRAMRLVETAWLAQPHPDLADAYAHVRLGDAARQRLVRVETLAAKTPGHIEGALAIARAAIDASEFARARTALEPFVAAPTQRVALLMAELERTEHGDSGRARAWTLRAVRALHDPAWTADGYVSDRWRPVSPVSGRLDAFQWQTPVAALPSDKGSAVEISPFEEAMLAPRRELPKELASEPEAPVAVPVEPVEAKPAEPAAPAEPTAQDNAPPPADALPVVPEPALAEPVAAAPEPAPPPEPAPPAPAPLFRSRTDLPKSTPAPVPAVIPIVRAPDDPGVDEEGAVDEFAEQIGPPKAQMGGWKGFLSRLGS; this is encoded by the coding sequence ATGATCCGGATCATTGTGTTTCTGCTGTTGATCGCGCTCGCAGCCGCCGGCGCGGCCTGGGTGGTCGATCAGCCCGGCGACCTCGTGATGTCATGGGGCGGCTTGCGCTTCACATCGAAGCAGCCGGTGTTCTTGCTCGGCATCGTCGTCGCGGTCGCGATGTTCGCCGGCGCGGTGTTGTGGACGTTGTGGAACGTGCCCGGCCGCATCGGCCGTCACCGGCGCGAGCGGCGCCACGCCCGCGGCCGTCGCGCCATCACCCAGGGCCTGCTCGCGATCGGCCACGGCGATTCGACGCTGGCGCGCGCCCATGCCGAAGTGGCGCGGCGCCACGCCGGCAACGATCCGCTGACACTCTTGCTGCATGCGCAATCGGCCCAACTCGACGGTGACCGCGAGGCGGCACAGCGCGCCTTCCGCGCCATGGCCGAGCGCGAGGACACGCGGCTGTTGGGCTTGCGCGGCCTGTTCATCGAGGCGCAGCGCGCCGACGATCCCGTCACCGCCGTGATGGTCGCGGAGGAAGCGCTGAAACTGTCGCCGTCGTCGAGCTGGGCCTCGCATGCGGTGCTCGGCTTCTGCTGCGCCAAGGGCGACTGGGCTGGCGCGCTGTCGATCATCGACAACAACCAGTCGGCCGGCCTGATCGACAAGGCGACCTACCGGCGGCAGCGCGGCGTGCTGCTTGCGGCGCGCGCGATGGAGCTGGAGAAGGTCGACCGCGACCTGTCGCGCGAAAGCGCGATGGAGGCGGTGAAGTTGGCGCCGACGCTGATCCCTGCGGCGGTGCTCGCCGCCAAATTCCAGAGTGAGGCGCATCAGGTGCGCCGCGCGATGCGTCTCGTCGAGACCGCCTGGCTGGCGCAGCCGCATCCCGATCTGGCCGACGCCTATGCCCATGTCCGGCTCGGCGATGCCGCGCGGCAGCGGCTGGTCCGTGTCGAGACGCTGGCTGCGAAGACGCCGGGCCACATCGAAGGCGCGCTTGCCATCGCGCGCGCCGCGATCGACGCCTCCGAATTCGCCAGGGCACGCACCGCGCTGGAACCGTTCGTCGCCGCACCGACCCAGCGCGTCGCGCTCTTGATGGCCGAGCTCGAACGCACCGAGCATGGCGATAGCGGCCGCGCCCGCGCCTGGACCCTGCGCGCCGTGCGCGCGTTGCACGATCCGGCCTGGACCGCGGACGGCTACGTCTCCGACCGCTGGCGTCCGGTCTCGCCGGTGAGCGGCCGGCTCGACGCCTTCCAGTGGCAGACCCCGGTCGCAGCGCTGCCGTCCGACAAGGGCAGCGCCGTCGAAATCTCGCCCTTCGAGGAGGCGATGCTGGCCCCGCGCCGCGAACTGCCGAAGGAGCTGGCGAGCGAGCCCGAGGCGCCGGTGGCAGTTCCGGTTGAGCCGGTGGAGGCGAAGCCCGCTGAGCCGGCAGCGCCAGCCGAACCGACCGCACAGGACAACGCCCCACCGCCCGCCGATGCCCTTCCTGTCGTGCCCGAGCCGGCCCTAGCCGAGCCGGTTGCCGCCGCACCCGAGCCCGCGCCGCCGCCCGAGCCAGCGCCCCCGGCGCCAGCCCCGTTGTTCCGCTCCCGCACCGACCTCCCGAAGTCGACCCCGGCACCGGTTCCCGCCGTCATTCCCATCGTCCGCGCCCCCGACGACCCCGGCGTCGACGAGGAGGGCGCCGTGGACGAATTCGCCGAACAAATCGGCCCGCCCAAGGCCCAGATGGGCGGCTGGAAGGGATTTTTGTCACGTTTGGGGAGTTAA
- a CDS encoding uroporphyrinogen-III synthase has protein sequence MVVLVTRPHPDSEATCAALRARGIEALAAPVLRFEPLPFHDDDDADYDAVIVTSANALRGIDLAGHRLLRLPAFAVGTHTADAARAAGFDKVKVAKGDAEAVRDLVLARVKANKLKKSATLLYLAGADLARDLAGELGEAGLTVITHTTYRMVPVAVFPDEISDAFMASRVKAVLHYSRRSARAFLDAARAGGLEISALALPQCCISASVAAVLRDAGATQLVVAAQPDETALLEAVSRSLNPSSA, from the coding sequence GTGGTTGTGCTGGTCACCCGCCCGCATCCGGACAGCGAGGCGACGTGTGCGGCCCTGCGCGCGCGGGGCATCGAGGCGCTCGCCGCACCCGTGCTGCGCTTCGAGCCGTTGCCGTTCCACGACGATGACGACGCCGATTATGACGCCGTGATCGTGACCAGCGCCAATGCGCTGCGCGGGATCGATCTCGCCGGCCACCGGCTGTTGCGGCTGCCCGCCTTCGCGGTCGGGACGCACACCGCCGACGCCGCGCGCGCCGCGGGGTTCGACAAGGTGAAGGTGGCCAAAGGCGACGCCGAGGCAGTTCGCGATCTGGTGCTGGCGCGGGTCAAGGCGAACAAGCTGAAGAAATCGGCCACGCTGCTCTATCTCGCCGGCGCCGATCTCGCGCGCGATCTTGCCGGCGAGCTCGGCGAGGCGGGACTGACCGTGATCACCCACACCACCTACCGGATGGTCCCGGTCGCGGTTTTTCCGGACGAGATCAGCGATGCCTTCATGGCCAGCCGCGTCAAGGCGGTGCTGCATTATTCCCGCCGCAGCGCGCGGGCGTTCCTGGACGCGGCGCGGGCCGGAGGGCTGGAGATTTCGGCGCTGGCGCTGCCGCAATGCTGCATCTCGGCCTCGGTTGCCGCCGTGCTCCGCGATGCCGGCGCCACCCAATTGGTGGTCGCGGCGCAGCCCGACGAGACTGCCCTGCTGGAGGCGGTCAGCCGTAGCTTGAACCCATCTTCGGCATGA
- a CDS encoding COG4223 family protein has protein sequence MAEERPEDTAPSPDSRPKRAPPTIDLEATEVSTEPSKAEEPSPAADMASADAAAPEAEPQPEVKPQPQPETVSATYAPEPSRPVSPWVVAPVSGAVAAALVIGVGWLLGWPAVQQASPPAPSNAAAIDELTGRIAGLETRLGKPAGDPAAAARLEALDKSIAALRSELTAQRAQSDKLAAAANAPRSGASAPDLSAITARIDRIEGALKAQSGEIAQQDGKIADAKVTAMAAAKPTDDTPLRRVVAASLLDTAVRHGDPFVAALAAAKSLADDPAALKPLDGFAAAGVPSPNVLCRELVEIVPQLAPPAHDATTGSSLVDRLQAGASSLIHIERSDATGIDRGSIVARVTSAAVHNDLALTERELKTLPPADRAAAQPWLDKVDARRAALAASRTFADNAMAALATVNQ, from the coding sequence ATGGCTGAAGAGAGGCCCGAGGACACAGCACCGTCGCCGGATTCCCGGCCGAAGCGCGCCCCGCCGACCATCGACCTGGAGGCGACCGAGGTCTCCACCGAACCGTCGAAGGCGGAGGAGCCCAGCCCGGCCGCGGACATGGCCTCGGCCGACGCAGCGGCGCCGGAAGCTGAGCCGCAGCCTGAGGTCAAGCCGCAACCGCAGCCCGAGACTGTCTCCGCGACGTACGCTCCCGAGCCGTCGCGGCCGGTCTCGCCCTGGGTGGTGGCGCCGGTCTCCGGCGCGGTCGCGGCTGCGCTTGTGATCGGGGTCGGCTGGCTGCTCGGCTGGCCCGCCGTGCAGCAGGCATCCCCTCCTGCGCCATCCAATGCCGCCGCGATCGACGAACTGACCGGCCGTATCGCTGGGCTCGAGACCAGGCTCGGCAAGCCGGCCGGCGATCCCGCGGCCGCGGCGCGGCTCGAGGCGCTCGACAAATCGATCGCCGCGCTGCGCAGCGAGCTCACCGCTCAGCGCGCGCAATCCGACAAGCTCGCCGCCGCCGCCAACGCACCGCGCAGCGGGGCGTCGGCGCCGGATCTCTCCGCCATCACAGCGCGCATCGACAGGATCGAGGGCGCGCTGAAGGCGCAGAGCGGCGAGATCGCGCAACAGGACGGCAAGATCGCCGACGCCAAGGTCACCGCGATGGCCGCCGCGAAACCGACCGATGACACGCCGCTGCGCCGCGTCGTCGCCGCATCGCTGCTCGACACCGCGGTTCGTCACGGCGATCCCTTCGTCGCCGCGCTCGCGGCGGCGAAGTCGCTCGCCGACGATCCCGCGGCGCTGAAGCCGCTCGACGGGTTTGCCGCCGCGGGCGTGCCGAGCCCGAATGTGCTGTGCCGCGAGCTGGTCGAGATCGTGCCGCAGCTTGCGCCGCCCGCGCACGATGCGACGACCGGCAGCAGCCTGGTCGATCGCCTGCAGGCCGGCGCCTCGAGCCTGATCCACATCGAGCGCAGCGATGCGACCGGCATCGATCGCGGCAGCATCGTCGCGCGCGTGACATCGGCCGCCGTGCATAATGACCTCGCATTGACCGAGCGTGAATTGAAGACATTGCCGCCGGCCGATCGCGCCGCGGCGCAACCCTGGCTCGACAAGGTCGACGCGCGCCGCGCTGCGCTCGCCGCTTCCAGGACATTCGCCGACAACGCCATGGCGGCGCTCGCCACGGTCAATCAGTAG